A stretch of the Porifericola rhodea genome encodes the following:
- the blaOXA gene encoding class D beta-lactamase, with product MPLYVLLAVGLSLINDTTTEREENFKQYFDDFGVEGSFILLDESEQQYTYYNKERCHTAYSPASTFKIPNTLIVLEENIVEDENTVIYWKGKEWSISAWNQDLPLKNAFRFSCVPCYIQMAEQISEDQYRKHLQTLGYGNQDPGGSEKNAFWLDGNLRISAREQIDFLQKLYHEDLPYSQAHLQIVKNILLDETTEDYSLSAKSGWNNQLHNTNLGWYVGYLVKNEKVYYFATNIESKDPHDNFIRARKEITINILKALKII from the coding sequence ATGCCCCTTTACGTTCTCCTTGCTGTTGGTCTGAGCCTTATTAACGACACCACCACTGAAAGGGAAGAAAACTTTAAACAATATTTTGATGACTTTGGGGTGGAAGGCTCTTTTATCCTACTGGATGAAAGTGAGCAACAGTACACCTATTACAATAAAGAACGTTGCCATACAGCCTATAGTCCGGCTTCCACTTTTAAAATTCCCAATACCCTAATCGTGCTGGAAGAGAATATAGTGGAAGATGAAAACACCGTAATTTACTGGAAAGGGAAAGAGTGGTCTATTTCTGCCTGGAATCAGGATCTACCACTAAAAAACGCATTTCGCTTTTCCTGTGTGCCTTGCTATATACAAATGGCTGAGCAAATTAGTGAAGACCAATACCGTAAGCACTTACAGACTTTGGGCTATGGTAACCAAGACCCTGGCGGTAGCGAGAAAAATGCATTCTGGCTGGACGGTAACTTACGCATCTCTGCCAGAGAACAAATTGACTTTCTACAGAAACTGTATCATGAGGACCTTCCATATTCCCAAGCTCACCTGCAAATTGTAAAAAATATTTTACTGGACGAGACTACTGAAGACTACAGCCTCAGTGCTAAAAGTGGATGGAACAATCAGCTGCATAATACTAACCTTGGCTGGTATGTAGGCTATCTGGTAAAAAATGAAAAGGTATATTACTTTGCAACCAATATTGAGAGCAAAGACCCACATGATAATTTTATCCGAGCCCGAAAAGAAATTACCATAAACATTCTGAAAGCTTTAAAAATCATTTGA